TGTCCATAATGAAGTTTTCCATCGGTTTGTGAAAGATCATTGTTTCTTTTTAGCAGTTCCAATTCATATTCAACAATTGTTAACGCCTTAGAAACAACTTCATAAAAACCTTTTTGACCATTTTTTTGGACAAATGAGTCCGGATCTTCATTTGCTGGCAAGCTTAATATTTTAACATTTAAATTACTTTTTTTCAAGATATTCATTGCTTTTTCGGTTGCCGATTTACCAGCATTATCGCCATCAAAAGCAATAACCACTTCGCTGGCATAACGTTCCAGGATTTTACTATGAAACGGGGTAAAAGCCGTTCCCAGCGCTGCAACCGTGTTTTTAATGCCTTTTTCATAAAGTGAAATGACATCCATATAACCTTCAACAATAAAAAGCCTGCCATCTTCCATAAAATTTTTACAATGATTTAAATTATAAAGTTCATAACTTTTAGAAAAAATGGAAGTTTCGGGAGAATTGAGATATTTGGGACCATTTTGTTCGGTTGTCATTAAGCGACCCCCAAATCCAACAATCTGCCCCCTCGGATTCACAATGGGAAACATGATTCGACTGCGGAATCGATCATAATAGCGTTTGTTTTCAGAAACCAATGTCAACCCGGAATCCAACAATTCATCTCTTGTAAATCCTTTACCGTTAAGAAAATCCGTTAGACTGCTCCACTCTTCGGTCGCATATCCCAGACCAAATTCTCTGATAATTTCGTGACTGATCATTCTTTTTTGCAAATATTCCTGCGCTGACCGATTTGTTTTTAAAACTTTATAATAATAATTTGCTGCCTGCCGATGCAATTCGTAGAGGCGTTTCTTTTTTTCATAGGCCTGGTGATCTTCCTGCTCATTTTTCGTTTCCGGTAACACCATATTTACCCGTGCCGCCAGAAACTTCAGCGCATCCACAAACGGAAGTTTTTCCATTTCCATAATAAAGGTAATGACATTACCGCCTACCCCACAACCAAAACAATGATAAAGTTGCTTTTCCCTGGAAACTGTAAATGATGCCGTTTTTTCATTGTGAAACGGACATTTTCCCTTGTAAGAATTCCCCGCGCGCTTCAAGGTCATATAACCTGAAGCAACCTCTACAATATCATTCGCTTCGATAACAGCCTGTATTTGATCCTCGGAATAATATTTTGTCATTTGTGTTTTCCTTCGTTTATCAATAAAGACTTAGACTTTAAGGTCTATTATTTCTATTCTAAATAAAATGACATTCTCCTTGTTTTAATATCCTTTATTTTAAAATTTAAACAAAAATAATCTTTCGCCACGCTTTAACCAGCACTTAAATTGTTTACAAAAGCCCTTTATTGGAGTATACTTAAACTAATCATAATATTATTAAGAAAGAGGTGTTTTTTATGGAAAAGAAACGAATTATTGAAGTAGTTAATGAAAAAGTGAAAGTCGCCAGTTTCGATGATAAAGGTAAAGCTTACCTAAGTATGGCTGATGTCGAAGACGGCCAGATGATTATTGATGTGCTTGAAGATCTAAAAGTAGACAGCAAATTTAGTTTCGATTTTGATTTAGACAAAATGTTATTAACCGTTTATAATCCCGATGATGACCTTGATGGGTTTGCAAGAAGACACCCTTCCCCACAAAAATGCAAATAATTTTAGTATTATTAAATTCTCCCTTACCTTATCGACATTAAATAAAAAAGAGCCATGATTCAATAATAAAATATTTTTGAATACCGGCTCTTTTTTTGCGTCGATCACGCTGATCTTATGGCAAGATTTAGTACAAATTAAAATGATAATTTGTACTAAATCTTGCCATAAGACCAATTATACCATCACATAAAATACGCAATTACAATTACATTTGCGTATTATTATGCAATTTATATATAATTTGCATAATAATATAAATACACTTTTATTTTATCTTATTTTCATTATAAATTAATCAAAAAAAGAAACCGAAGCACTGCTGGCAAATACCAGCTGCTTCGGTTTCTTTTAAATATTATTTAATTACATTTCTGATTTTTCTTTATAACCCATATAACGTTCCATTGCTTCTTCTTTAGCTTTT
This is a stretch of genomic DNA from Acetobacterium woodii DSM 1030. It encodes these proteins:
- the dnaG gene encoding DNA primase; the protein is MTKYYSEDQIQAVIEANDIVEVASGYMTLKRAGNSYKGKCPFHNEKTASFTVSREKQLYHCFGCGVGGNVITFIMEMEKLPFVDALKFLAARVNMVLPETKNEQEDHQAYEKKKRLYELHRQAANYYYKVLKTNRSAQEYLQKRMISHEIIREFGLGYATEEWSSLTDFLNGKGFTRDELLDSGLTLVSENKRYYDRFRSRIMFPIVNPRGQIVGFGGRLMTTEQNGPKYLNSPETSIFSKSYELYNLNHCKNFMEDGRLFIVEGYMDVISLYEKGIKNTVAALGTAFTPFHSKILERYASEVVIAFDGDNAGKSATEKAMNILKKSNLNVKILSLPANEDPDSFVQKNGQKGFYEVVSKALTIVEYELELLKRNNDLSQTDGKLHYGQEAIKILKQLETSVEIDYYSKMVARETGINQEVIRREVIRSKTKAPGNDSLVFNISHDDGLGQKIPKAYRKAQELAVRYCLRAEEMIDEFPMDFLTERFYKELLQAVLEKRQAGMKVEINQLMAHFDDSEEVKRIVAFMMNDEEVSRLDYQDALEIMKRFYNKAQLEGLSEQIKRESANGNDDAVARLTNQFIEIKKMMKENGRH